The segment GGACTTGTAGCAGCAAGGGATCTTGCTTCCAAAGGCCTAAAGACCGTTGTGCTTGAGAGCAACAATTACTTTGGTGGCGGCTTCTGGTTAGGTGGTTACCTGATGAACAAGGTTACAGTAAGAGCGCCTGCACAGAGGATCTTTGACCAGCTTGGTGTTCCTTACAAGGAAGTACCTGATATAAAGGAAGGTCTCTATGTTGCAGATGCACCATCTGCCTGTTCCAAGTTGATCTCAGCTGCCTGTGATGCAGGTGCTTTCATGCTGAACATGAACAAGTTCGATGATGTTGTTCTCAGGGACGGACGTGTTTGCGGTGCTGTTACCAACTGGACACCTGTCTCAGCATTACCACGCGCTATAACCTGTGTGGATCCTGTGGCTATCGAGACGAAATGCGTTATTGATGCAACAGGACACGATGCGGTCGTGGCCAACTCACTTGCAAACCGTGGTCTGGTAGACCTTAAAGGCTTCCTGGGAATGGATGTTGATAATTCCGAAGATGCTGTGGTGAACAACACTTCTGAGCTTTACCCGGGACTCGTAGTTACAGGAATGGCCGCAGCTACATGTTTTGGTCTTTCCAGAATGGGTCCTACCTTTGGTGGCATGTTGGAATCCGGTGTAAAAGCTGCAAAGATCGCTGAAGAGATCGTAAGGTCCAGATAATATCTTATGGATAGGCAGTTTATGCTGTTCTATCCTTCCCTCTATTATTTTATGCTGTAATTTTACAGTAAATGGTTAACGCTTTATACAGTTGCCAATATAATCTCTGTATATCATTTAATCTCTGCTAAGGCTGTTTGTGGCAGTCATCGATGGTGTCTTGAGCAGAGCAATTTCACATTAGTATATTTATTTGATCAAAGGAGTGTTTGCCAGATGTTCGACAAAACCGTATATCTTGATAATGCTGCCAGTACTCGATTGGATGAGAGGGTACTTGAAGCAATGAATCCGTATTTTTTTGATACTTATGCAGTTGCTACTTCCGAATTTGGATATTCAATGGGAATTGATTCCAAGGAAGGACTTGAAAGATCCCGAAAGGTAATTGCATCAGCTCTTGGTGCAGATGCCAGTGAGGTCGTGTTTACTTCGGGAAGCACTGAATCGAGCAACATGGCAATAAAAGGGGTTCTTTCTGCGTTGAAAGGCAAGAAGGACGATCACCTGATCGTCTCCCGTCTGGAAGACTTCGATGTTCTGAACACTGCTAAGATGCTCGAAAAACAGGGCTATAAGGTTGATTTCATAAGTGTTGACAGTGAAGGGATCCTCGATCTTGAAATGCTTAAGGCTGCTATCACTCCTCAGACTGCACTGGTCTCTATCCAGCATGCAAACCAGGAGATCGGTACGTTGCAGGATATTAAGTCCATAGCAGACATCTGTAAAGAAAAGGAGGTTTTGCTGCATACTGATGCAACTCACAGTTTCACAAGGATTCCTCTTGACGTAAGCGAGATACCTGTTGATCTTGTCACGGTCTCAGCTCATACTATTCACGGTCCTCGTGGGGTTGGAGCCCTGTACATAAGAGAGGGTACTCCTATCAACAAATGGATGGACGGA is part of the Methanococcoides orientis genome and harbors:
- a CDS encoding sulfide-dependent adenosine diphosphate thiazole synthase, with product MNRLKIALSGNLQIISIKMGEDMNQFAQATEKDITRSIVEEFLGDFLNHIESDVIIVGGGPSGLVAARDLASKGLKTVVLESNNYFGGGFWLGGYLMNKVTVRAPAQRIFDQLGVPYKEVPDIKEGLYVADAPSACSKLISAACDAGAFMLNMNKFDDVVLRDGRVCGAVTNWTPVSALPRAITCVDPVAIETKCVIDATGHDAVVANSLANRGLVDLKGFLGMDVDNSEDAVVNNTSELYPGLVVTGMAAATCFGLSRMGPTFGGMLESGVKAAKIAEEIVRSR
- a CDS encoding cysteine desulfurase family protein, whose product is MFDKTVYLDNAASTRLDERVLEAMNPYFFDTYAVATSEFGYSMGIDSKEGLERSRKVIASALGADASEVVFTSGSTESSNMAIKGVLSALKGKKDDHLIVSRLEDFDVLNTAKMLEKQGYKVDFISVDSEGILDLEMLKAAITPQTALVSIQHANQEIGTLQDIKSIADICKEKEVLLHTDATHSFTRIPLDVSEIPVDLVTVSAHTIHGPRGVGALYIREGTPINKWMDGGFQESDRRAGIENIPGAVGFAKAVELVTPEETEQLKAMRDRVIERISAEIPSVTLNGSATSRLPQNANMTFHYVEGESITLHLDMMGFAVSTGSACFSRSLEASHVILGIGGDHERAHGSLRFSFGRFNTMEDADSIIDALKEVVVNLRAISPLSADE